The following are from one region of the Cyanobium gracile PCC 6307 genome:
- the hemN gene encoding oxygen-independent coproporphyrinogen III oxidase — MTPAATVSPRPTTPIDLLLKYDRPVPRYTSYPTAAAFHGGVSSADLEAQLARPTDAPLSLYVHVPFCRNACWFCGCNRITTRAGSKVVDPYLEALAAELELISRHSAQRRRLAQLHWGGGTPNYLTIPERERLWELIERHFDLESDLEASIEVNPEALSRQDVMELRRLGFTRISFGIQDADPLVQKAVNRVVPVDQLRRAMGWMREAGFASVNVDLICGLPLQTPERFEATLALVQDLRPDRVSLFSFAYLPEQLPLQRRIAAEDLPSQRQRLQMLDSAAARLGGCGYDAIGMDHYALSGDSLALAARQGRLHRNFQGYTTGGELELLGVGPTAISQFPGLFSQNQRDLKAYAASIAAGQLPVERGLVVRDPEVLERRELIREVMCQFRVAIDPERYAAEWAALEALAEDGLVRLSRADGRGLVVVTASGRWLIRTVAAVFDPSQRQAASGSRLI, encoded by the coding sequence ATGACCCCTGCGGCCACCGTTTCCCCGCGTCCCACCACCCCGATCGATCTGCTGCTCAAGTACGACCGGCCCGTCCCCCGCTACACGAGCTATCCCACGGCCGCGGCGTTCCACGGGGGCGTCAGCTCGGCCGATCTGGAGGCCCAGCTGGCCCGCCCCACCGACGCGCCGCTGTCGCTCTACGTGCATGTGCCTTTCTGCCGCAACGCCTGCTGGTTCTGCGGCTGCAACCGCATCACCACCCGCGCCGGCTCGAAGGTGGTGGATCCCTACCTGGAGGCCCTGGCCGCAGAGCTGGAGCTGATCAGCCGCCACTCCGCCCAGCGGCGCCGCCTCGCCCAGCTGCACTGGGGCGGGGGCACCCCCAACTATCTGACGATCCCCGAGCGCGAGCGCCTCTGGGAACTGATCGAGCGCCACTTTGATCTGGAGAGCGATCTGGAGGCCTCGATCGAGGTGAATCCGGAGGCCCTCAGCCGCCAGGATGTGATGGAGCTGCGCCGCCTGGGCTTCACGCGGATCAGCTTCGGCATCCAGGATGCCGACCCCCTGGTGCAGAAGGCGGTGAACCGGGTGGTGCCGGTGGACCAGCTGCGCCGGGCCATGGGCTGGATGCGGGAGGCGGGTTTCGCCAGCGTCAACGTGGATCTGATCTGCGGTCTGCCGCTCCAGACCCCGGAGCGGTTCGAGGCCACCCTGGCCCTGGTGCAGGACCTGCGCCCCGACCGGGTGTCCCTGTTCTCCTTTGCCTACCTGCCCGAGCAGCTGCCCCTGCAGCGCCGGATCGCGGCGGAGGATCTGCCCAGCCAGCGCCAGCGGCTGCAGATGCTCGACAGTGCCGCCGCCCGCCTGGGCGGCTGCGGCTACGACGCCATCGGCATGGATCACTACGCCCTCTCGGGCGACAGCCTGGCCCTGGCCGCCCGCCAGGGGCGCCTGCACCGCAACTTCCAGGGCTACACCACCGGCGGGGAGCTGGAGCTGCTGGGGGTGGGCCCCACGGCCATCAGCCAGTTCCCCGGCCTCTTCAGCCAGAACCAGCGGGATCTCAAGGCCTACGCCGCCAGCATCGCCGCCGGCCAGCTGCCGGTGGAGCGGGGGCTGGTGGTGCGGGATCCGGAGGTGCTGGAGCGGCGGGAGCTGATCCGCGAGGTGATGTGCCAGTTCCGGGTCGCGATCGATCCGGAGCGCTACGCCGCCGAGTGGGCCGCCCTCGAGGCCCTGGCCGAGGACGGACTGGTGCGGCTCAGCCGGGCCGATGGCCGCGGCCTGGTGGTGGTCACCGCCTCGGGCCGCTGGCTGATCCGCACCGTGGCGGCGGTGTTCGATCCCTCCCAGCGCCAGGCGGCCTCCGGCTCGCGGCTGATCTGA
- a CDS encoding tellurite resistance TerB family protein produces MDAPTAFAAVALAAVSWDGALTMAGTRALRHALDYRAPFKGRSDKEMISLMDTLLQGLRAKGAIGLMEEAAAVLDDRQRHTAYAVAAEIMRSDGPLQDQEQAILADLASTLRLDPEETTKVLEVMDVLHASILEPAVSA; encoded by the coding sequence ATGGACGCACCTACGGCCTTCGCCGCGGTCGCTCTCGCCGCCGTCTCCTGGGACGGTGCCCTCACCATGGCGGGCACGCGGGCCCTTCGCCACGCCCTCGACTACCGCGCCCCCTTCAAGGGGAGAAGCGATAAGGAGATGATCAGCCTGATGGACACCCTGCTCCAGGGGCTGCGGGCCAAGGGCGCGATCGGCCTGATGGAGGAGGCGGCCGCGGTGCTCGACGACCGGCAGCGGCACACGGCCTATGCGGTGGCGGCGGAGATCATGCGCTCCGACGGCCCTTTGCAGGACCAGGAGCAGGCGATCCTCGCCGACCTCGCCAGCACCCTGCGCCTCGACCCGGAGGAGACCACCAAGGTGCTGGAGGTGATGGACGTTCTCCATGCCAGCATCCTGGAGCCTGCCGTGAGCGCATGA
- a CDS encoding biliverdin-producing heme oxygenase has product MTTAIPAAISDHARPADVLARKGFGPRVRRLHGRIGAAHHQAEGMSFSRSLLAGQAHPRQLAALIRALAPGYDLIETRGPLLAAALGAEGFPWADLARSQALHQDIAELAVVPATPASAAATIWLEHLQRLAQQAPHRFMAHVYVRYGGDLSGGQQLAAQANAILAGQGLPPLQFWEFQRPIPELKQELHDAFERMDLSEDEELELLEESVIAFHDTQRLLAELGELAA; this is encoded by the coding sequence ATGACCACCGCCATCCCTGCCGCCATCTCCGACCATGCCAGGCCCGCCGATGTGCTCGCTCGCAAGGGGTTCGGCCCCCGGGTGCGCCGGCTCCACGGCCGCATCGGTGCCGCCCACCACCAGGCCGAGGGCATGTCCTTCTCCCGGTCCCTGCTGGCAGGGCAGGCCCACCCCCGCCAGCTGGCCGCCCTGATCCGTGCCCTTGCCCCCGGCTACGACCTGATCGAGACCCGGGGGCCCCTGCTCGCCGCCGCCCTGGGAGCCGAGGGTTTCCCCTGGGCCGACCTGGCCCGCAGCCAGGCCCTGCATCAGGACATCGCCGAGCTGGCGGTCGTCCCGGCCACGCCCGCTTCCGCTGCGGCCACGATCTGGCTGGAGCATCTGCAGCGCCTGGCCCAGCAGGCCCCGCACCGCTTCATGGCCCACGTCTACGTGCGCTACGGCGGCGACCTCTCCGGGGGCCAGCAACTGGCCGCACAGGCCAACGCCATCCTCGCGGGCCAGGGCCTGCCGCCCCTGCAGTTCTGGGAGTTTCAGCGCCCCATCCCCGAGCTGAAGCAGGAGCTGCATGACGCCTTCGAACGGATGGACCTCAGCGAAGACGAGGAGCTGGAACTGCTGGAGGAATCGGTGATCGCCTTCCACGACACCCAGCGCTTGCTGGCGGAGCTGGGAGAGCTCGCCGCCTAG
- a CDS encoding glutathione S-transferase family protein has product MAGSETMPLEPMDWGALALAASPLPSDRTAGPASPQAQLRLFGRPEAEVRVTLYRDHHAWCPYCQKVWLWLEEKRVPYRIRKVTMFCYGQKEPWYTERVPSGMLPALELDGRLITESDRILEALEQSFGPLGEAMQSSRALPLRQLERQLFRAWCQWLCVPARGAAEEARGREGFDRWAERFATALDAEPGAFLLGELGTVDLIFVPYVERMNASLAYYKGYLLRQCHPAIDRWFRALEQRSTYLGTQSDFHTHAHDLPPQMGGCYASGSGEQRDLAERIDAGPWPIVAPPGSDPETSQSEPADAASVALARVLRHRGPLLARNPFGAEGFERPLRCALTRLITGQDCPPPPGSARGLRYLRDRISVPRDMPLHAARLLRRSLESTARLDPAEPSAAGEPIPLQHRRDQDPSPFLAVMGRPSGGGP; this is encoded by the coding sequence ATGGCCGGCTCCGAAACCATGCCTCTCGAGCCGATGGACTGGGGTGCGCTGGCCCTGGCGGCCAGCCCGCTGCCGAGCGATCGAACGGCCGGTCCCGCCAGCCCCCAGGCCCAGTTGCGGCTGTTCGGGCGCCCGGAGGCGGAAGTCCGGGTCACGCTGTACCGCGACCACCACGCCTGGTGTCCTTACTGCCAGAAGGTCTGGCTGTGGCTGGAGGAGAAGCGGGTTCCCTATCGGATCCGCAAGGTGACGATGTTCTGCTATGGGCAAAAGGAGCCCTGGTACACCGAGCGGGTGCCCAGCGGCATGTTGCCGGCCCTGGAGCTGGATGGTCGGTTGATCACCGAGAGCGACCGCATCCTCGAGGCCCTCGAGCAGAGCTTCGGTCCCCTGGGGGAGGCGATGCAGTCCTCCCGGGCCCTGCCGCTGCGCCAGCTGGAGCGTCAGCTGTTCCGGGCCTGGTGCCAGTGGCTCTGCGTCCCGGCCCGGGGGGCCGCCGAGGAGGCCCGTGGGCGGGAGGGCTTCGACCGCTGGGCCGAGCGTTTCGCGACCGCCCTCGACGCCGAGCCGGGAGCGTTCCTGCTCGGGGAGCTGGGGACCGTGGATCTGATCTTCGTGCCCTACGTCGAGCGCATGAATGCCAGCCTGGCCTACTACAAGGGCTACCTGCTGCGACAGTGCCATCCGGCCATCGATCGCTGGTTCCGGGCCCTCGAGCAGCGCTCCACCTACCTCGGCACCCAGAGCGATTTCCACACTCACGCCCATGATCTGCCTCCCCAGATGGGGGGCTGTTATGCCAGCGGCAGCGGCGAGCAGCGGGATCTGGCCGAGAGGATCGATGCCGGGCCCTGGCCGATCGTGGCGCCACCCGGGTCCGACCCCGAAACCAGCCAGAGCGAGCCGGCTGACGCGGCCTCCGTGGCCCTGGCCCGGGTGCTCCGGCACCGAGGGCCCCTCCTGGCGCGCAATCCCTTCGGAGCCGAGGGGTTCGAGCGGCCGTTGCGCTGCGCCCTCACCCGGCTGATCACGGGCCAGGACTGTCCCCCTCCCCCCGGTTCGGCCCGTGGCCTGCGTTACCTGCGGGATCGCATCAGCGTGCCCCGGGACATGCCGCTGCACGCGGCCCGCCTGCTGCGGCGTTCCCTGGAGTCCACCGCCCGCCTCGATCCGGCAGAACCCTCGGCGGCAGGGGAACCGATCCCGCTGCAACATCGGCGCGACCAGGATCCGTCCCCTTTCCTGGCCGTCATGGGCCGCCCGTCGGGCGGCGGCCCCTAG
- a CDS encoding SDR family NAD(P)-dependent oxidoreductase: MEQPRTLLISGASRGIGRAIAERALAEGHRLSLGLRDPTALPEGPLRQAANRWSDRLFVHPYEARDPDQATAWVAATLARFGAIDGVIHCAGLFSRVGLLFAPGGEQEIEDLWRVNLMGPWWLTRAAWPALVASGDGRVITLVSMSGQRVKGSLAAYPCSKFALMALCQSMRNEGWDAGIRVTAICPGWVNTAMASQVTALPADAMTQPEDLAALTAQLLRLPASAVPFELKINCVLEPC; the protein is encoded by the coding sequence ATGGAGCAGCCCCGCACCCTGCTGATCAGCGGCGCCAGCCGGGGCATCGGCCGGGCGATCGCAGAACGGGCCCTGGCCGAGGGCCATCGGCTCAGCCTCGGCCTGCGCGATCCCACCGCCCTGCCGGAGGGCCCGCTCCGGCAGGCCGCCAACCGGTGGAGCGACCGGCTCTTCGTGCATCCCTATGAGGCGCGCGACCCCGACCAGGCGACGGCCTGGGTGGCGGCGACGCTGGCCCGGTTCGGGGCGATCGACGGGGTGATCCACTGCGCCGGCCTGTTCTCCCGGGTGGGCCTGCTGTTCGCGCCCGGCGGCGAGCAGGAGATCGAGGACTTGTGGCGCGTGAATCTGATGGGTCCCTGGTGGCTCACCCGGGCCGCCTGGCCGGCGCTGGTGGCCAGTGGCGACGGACGGGTGATCACCCTGGTGTCGATGAGCGGCCAGCGGGTGAAGGGTTCCCTGGCGGCCTATCCCTGCAGCAAGTTCGCCCTGATGGCCCTGTGCCAGTCGATGCGCAACGAGGGCTGGGACGCCGGGATCCGGGTGACGGCGATCTGCCCGGGCTGGGTCAACACCGCCATGGCCTCCCAGGTGACGGCCCTGCCCGCCGACGCCATGACCCAGCCCGAGGACCTGGCCGCCCTCACCGCGCAGCTGCTGCGACTGCCCGCCAGCGCCGTTCCCTTCGAGCTGAAGATCAACTGCGTGCTGGAACCCTGCTGA
- a CDS encoding P-II family nitrogen regulator produces the protein MKMITAMVRPSKVDAIKTALVALDIIGMTVTDSRGFGRQKGQVERYRGTEFTVEFLPKARIEIVVPSAKLDAAIAAITEAAHTGEIGDGKLFVTPVESVIRIRTGESGESTL, from the coding sequence ATGAAAATGATCACGGCCATGGTCCGCCCCTCCAAGGTGGATGCCATCAAGACAGCCCTCGTCGCCCTTGACATCATCGGGATGACGGTCACCGACTCCCGTGGATTCGGTCGCCAGAAAGGCCAGGTTGAGCGCTACCGGGGAACGGAGTTCACCGTTGAGTTCCTTCCCAAGGCGAGGATTGAGATCGTCGTCCCCTCCGCCAAGCTGGACGCGGCGATCGCCGCCATCACCGAAGCGGCCCACACCGGTGAAATCGGCGACGGCAAGCTCTTCGTCACCCCGGTTGAATCGGTGATCCGGATCCGCACCGGCGAATCCGGCGAATCCACCCTCTGA
- a CDS encoding DUF427 domain-containing protein gives MRTPTMQASWNGKVIASSDDIVTVEGNAYFPAEALDPACIRTSSHRSFCGWKGEAHYYDLIVDGKENANAVWYYPEPKEAASNIRGRVAFWKGVTVA, from the coding sequence ATGAGGACCCCCACGATGCAGGCCAGCTGGAACGGAAAGGTGATCGCCAGCAGTGACGACATCGTGACGGTGGAAGGCAATGCCTACTTCCCGGCCGAGGCCCTCGATCCGGCCTGCATCCGCACTTCCAGCCACCGCTCGTTCTGCGGCTGGAAGGGGGAGGCCCACTACTACGACCTGATCGTCGACGGCAAGGAGAATGCCAATGCCGTCTGGTACTACCCGGAGCCGAAGGAAGCGGCCAGCAACATCCGGGGCCGGGTGGCGTTCTGGAAAGGCGTGACGGTGGCCTGA
- a CDS encoding phycocyanin subunit beta, translating into MFDAFTKLVAQADARGEFLSPGQIDALGAMVAESNKRMDTVNRITSNASKIVTNAARDLFDQQPALIAPGGNAYTHRRMAACLRDMEIVLRYITYAIFTGDASVLEDRCLNGLRETYLALGVPGASVAEGIRKMKDAAIAIANDRNGITPGDCSALMSEVGTYFDRAAAAVA; encoded by the coding sequence ATGTTCGACGCCTTCACCAAGCTCGTCGCCCAAGCCGACGCCCGCGGCGAATTCCTCAGCCCCGGCCAGATCGATGCCCTGGGAGCGATGGTGGCCGAGAGCAACAAGCGGATGGACACGGTCAACCGCATCACCTCGAACGCCTCCAAGATCGTCACCAACGCCGCCCGCGACCTGTTCGATCAGCAGCCCGCCCTCATTGCCCCCGGCGGCAACGCCTACACCCACCGCCGCATGGCCGCCTGCCTGCGCGACATGGAGATCGTGCTGCGCTACATCACCTATGCGATCTTCACCGGCGACGCCTCCGTGCTCGAGGACCGCTGCCTCAACGGCCTGCGGGAGACCTACCTGGCCCTTGGCGTGCCCGGTGCCTCCGTGGCCGAAGGGATTCGCAAGATGAAGGACGCCGCCATCGCGATCGCCAATGATCGCAACGGGATCACCCCCGGTGACTGCTCCGCCCTGATGTCCGAGGTGGGCACCTACTTCGACCGCGCCGCCGCCGCCGTCGCCTGA
- a CDS encoding ammonium transporter, whose translation MQGSPTGASSSSAPSAPSALTTFDRLRSRCLVGLQDQRLRSIAFLLLALGAGIGPLLAGSARAALTMAPTDGADTLLMLVGSALVLLMTPGLAFFYGGFTRSKNVLNCMMMSFFLMGLIGVLWVVLGYSLAFDVGFGSPFIGGLGSMFLHGVGGELGDQPLAAGFPISATSFALFQGMFAIITPALISGALVERVSFKAWFWFCLLWSLLIYSPMAKMVWGGGFIGPFGTIGAIDFAGGTVVHIASGVAALVAAAIIGPRTTWPNNKRPPHNVPFILLGAGLLWFGWFGFNGASMFASKTAGYPFLTTTTSASAALLTWCMIEWIKDGKPTAVGASTGAVAGLVGITPAAGFVYMEQSLLIGILTAAACFIAVRVKAAIQFDDSLDTFMLHGVGGTVGALLTGILASRTLVPADYFPLSAKILEESGNFGLFIAQLKAVILTYGFVALGTAIILWILGALMPLRVSIEEEERGLDFVAHGEEAYDPMTN comes from the coding sequence ATGCAGGGATCTCCGACTGGTGCATCGTCGTCATCCGCGCCATCCGCGCCATCCGCACTGACGACCTTCGATCGCCTCCGCAGCCGTTGCCTGGTTGGGCTACAGGATCAACGACTGCGGAGCATCGCCTTCCTTCTGCTGGCGCTGGGGGCCGGCATCGGTCCGCTGCTGGCCGGCTCGGCCCGGGCGGCCCTGACCATGGCCCCCACCGACGGGGCCGACACCCTGCTGATGCTGGTGGGTTCGGCCCTGGTCCTTTTGATGACCCCGGGCCTGGCCTTTTTCTACGGAGGGTTCACCCGTTCCAAGAACGTGCTGAACTGCATGATGATGAGCTTCTTCCTGATGGGGCTCATCGGCGTTCTCTGGGTGGTGCTGGGGTACAGCCTGGCCTTCGACGTCGGCTTCGGCAGCCCCTTCATCGGTGGGCTGGGGTCGATGTTTCTCCATGGGGTCGGCGGTGAACTCGGCGACCAGCCCCTGGCGGCCGGCTTCCCGATCAGTGCCACATCCTTCGCCCTGTTCCAGGGCATGTTCGCGATCATCACGCCAGCCCTGATTTCCGGGGCCCTGGTGGAGCGCGTCAGTTTCAAGGCCTGGTTCTGGTTCTGCCTGCTCTGGAGCCTGCTGATTTATTCCCCCATGGCGAAGATGGTGTGGGGTGGAGGCTTCATCGGTCCGTTCGGAACGATCGGCGCGATCGATTTCGCCGGCGGCACCGTGGTTCACATCGCTTCCGGCGTCGCGGCCCTGGTGGCGGCGGCCATCATCGGCCCACGCACCACCTGGCCCAATAACAAGCGTCCGCCTCACAACGTCCCCTTCATCCTGCTGGGAGCGGGTCTGCTCTGGTTCGGCTGGTTCGGCTTCAACGGGGCCAGCATGTTTGCCTCCAAGACGGCGGGGTACCCTTTCCTCACCACCACCACCTCCGCCTCCGCCGCCCTGCTCACTTGGTGCATGATCGAATGGATCAAGGACGGCAAACCCACGGCCGTGGGAGCCTCCACCGGTGCCGTTGCCGGCCTGGTGGGCATCACCCCGGCCGCAGGCTTCGTCTACATGGAGCAATCGCTCCTGATCGGCATCCTCACGGCAGCCGCCTGCTTCATCGCCGTGCGGGTCAAGGCCGCCATCCAGTTCGACGACTCGCTGGACACCTTCATGCTTCACGGCGTGGGCGGGACCGTGGGCGCTCTGCTGACCGGGATTCTCGCTTCCAGGACCCTTGTGCCCGCGGATTACTTCCCGTTGTCGGCCAAGATCCTTGAGGAATCAGGAAACTTCGGCCTGTTCATCGCCCAGCTCAAAGCCGTAATCCTCACCTATGGATTTGTCGCGCTGGGTACGGCTATTATTCTATGGATTCTCGGTGCCCTGATGCCCCTGCGCGTCAGCATCGAAGAGGAAGAGCGCGGTCTCGACTTCGTGGCTCACGGGGAAGAGGCGTACGATCCAATGACCAACTGA
- a CDS encoding beta-class carbonic anhydrase, which yields MDARLLPSRFAGLQEGDAHVIRNAGGRASDDAIRSLVISYKLLGTNEWFVIHHSNCGMELFSGETIAELLSRSLETAVLGPNGFEDVGPGPGSEAAGDIDWLTIEDLDRSVVEDVRRIREHPLVPGRIPIHGFIYQVETCELREVPAASAVGAPR from the coding sequence ATGGATGCACGTCTGCTGCCTTCCAGATTCGCTGGACTTCAGGAGGGGGATGCGCACGTGATTCGCAATGCGGGGGGCAGAGCCAGTGATGATGCGATTCGTTCACTGGTGATTTCCTACAAACTGCTCGGAACCAACGAGTGGTTCGTGATTCACCACAGCAACTGCGGCATGGAGTTGTTCAGCGGTGAGACGATCGCGGAGCTCCTGTCCCGCAGTCTGGAAACGGCTGTGCTCGGGCCCAACGGCTTTGAGGACGTGGGCCCCGGGCCAGGATCGGAGGCCGCCGGGGATATCGACTGGCTCACGATTGAGGACCTGGATCGCAGCGTGGTGGAGGACGTCAGACGGATCCGTGAGCATCCCCTGGTGCCCGGCCGGATCCCCATCCACGGCTTCATCTATCAGGTGGAAACCTGCGAGCTCCGCGAGGTACCGGCCGCCTCCGCCGTCGGGGCCCCCCGCTGA
- a CDS encoding DUF2808 domain-containing protein, translated as MADVSARASLGGLRRLLPPLAALTLAVAAAAGLAQEPGGRTQFLRAPWKVTLTSYTTNVGQSPAEYFFTLSLDASAGASLGGMTIQQIRGADWQFPFAVERTRAFLGVPRREGRRIPVQADFDSAARRFSLSFPEPVPPGATVTVSLRPWFNPVQADTYLFQVTVIPAGPGPVPSPVGVGTLRIYQPNEW; from the coding sequence ATGGCAGATGTTTCGGCTCGCGCTTCCCTGGGGGGCCTCCGCCGGCTCTTGCCGCCCCTGGCGGCTCTGACCCTGGCCGTGGCGGCGGCCGCCGGACTCGCCCAGGAGCCGGGCGGTCGTACCCAGTTCCTGCGGGCCCCCTGGAAGGTCACCCTCACCAGCTACACCACCAACGTGGGCCAGTCGCCGGCGGAGTACTTCTTCACCCTCAGCCTCGATGCGAGCGCGGGGGCCTCCCTCGGCGGCATGACCATCCAGCAGATCCGCGGCGCCGACTGGCAGTTTCCGTTTGCCGTCGAACGCACCCGCGCCTTTCTCGGTGTGCCCCGCCGCGAGGGGCGCCGGATTCCGGTGCAGGCCGACTTCGATTCTGCCGCCCGGCGCTTCAGCCTCAGCTTCCCCGAGCCCGTGCCGCCCGGTGCGACCGTCACGGTGTCGCTGCGGCCCTGGTTCAACCCCGTGCAGGCCGACACCTACCTGTTTCAGGTGACGGTGATCCCGGCCGGCCCCGGGCCGGTTCCCAGCCCAGTGGGGGTGGGGACCCTGAGGATCTACCAGCCCAACGAGTGGTGA
- a CDS encoding FAD-dependent oxidoreductase, with protein sequence MSSAPAGLRIAVVGAGSSGLLLALMLQRQGHRVSLFERSGRLRTEGCGILLVKSGVEAVAAAAVPGLLDDLLAGGHPVQRFVFRNLRGDLIEASPAEREAEELPSLLIHRRAILDALWGHLDPASFHGDHALVSWSQGEDGVVARFADGRQWTGDLLVGADGIFSRVAALLCPERRLQYLGDRVWRGVVTDEAFCSGGDFFVYARGRGIYANFFDLGPDREGRGRTHWGFFQEEELPDDRVARQRLLEEGVPAAALAKLPADAAAVIAATAPEGVVANWSFDIDPLPAFVAGRVALIGDAAHAMSSSQARGMTAGLEDAVALAAKLAPGAAATPQLALQAYQEERLPVVHRYQERSRQVSHRTGRKRPPTRDTARTR encoded by the coding sequence ATGAGTTCCGCCCCCGCCGGCCTCCGCATCGCCGTGGTGGGGGCCGGTAGTTCCGGCCTGCTGCTCGCCCTGATGCTGCAGCGCCAGGGCCACCGGGTCTCCCTGTTCGAGCGCTCCGGGCGGCTGCGCACCGAGGGCTGTGGGATTCTGCTGGTGAAGAGCGGGGTGGAGGCGGTGGCGGCGGCCGCCGTCCCGGGCCTGCTTGACGACCTGCTCGCAGGCGGCCATCCGGTGCAGCGCTTCGTGTTCCGCAATCTCCGGGGCGATCTGATCGAAGCCAGCCCGGCCGAGCGGGAGGCGGAGGAGCTGCCCTCCCTGCTGATCCACCGCCGCGCCATCCTCGATGCCCTCTGGGGCCATCTCGATCCCGCCAGCTTCCACGGCGACCATGCGCTCGTCAGCTGGAGCCAGGGGGAGGACGGGGTCGTGGCCCGCTTCGCCGACGGCCGCCAATGGACCGGTGATCTGCTGGTGGGGGCCGATGGAATCTTCTCCCGCGTGGCGGCCCTGCTCTGCCCGGAACGGCGCCTGCAGTACCTGGGGGACCGGGTCTGGCGGGGGGTGGTGACGGACGAGGCTTTCTGCAGCGGCGGGGATTTCTTCGTCTATGCCCGGGGCCGGGGCATCTACGCCAACTTCTTCGACCTGGGCCCCGACCGGGAGGGCCGGGGCCGCACCCACTGGGGCTTCTTCCAGGAGGAGGAGCTCCCCGACGACCGGGTGGCCCGGCAGCGGCTGCTGGAAGAGGGGGTGCCCGCCGCCGCCCTCGCCAAGCTTCCGGCTGATGCGGCCGCCGTGATCGCTGCCACCGCCCCGGAGGGCGTGGTGGCCAACTGGTCGTTCGATATCGATCCCCTGCCCGCCTTCGTGGCCGGGCGGGTGGCCCTGATCGGCGACGCCGCCCACGCCATGAGCTCCTCCCAGGCCCGGGGGATGACCGCGGGGCTGGAGGATGCGGTGGCCCTGGCGGCAAAGCTCGCTCCCGGCGCCGCCGCCACGCCGCAGCTGGCGCTGCAGGCCTACCAGGAGGAGCGGCTACCGGTCGTCCACCGCTACCAGGAGCGCAGCCGCCAGGTGAGCCATCGCACGGGACGGAAGCGTCCACCGACCCGTGATACCGCCAGGACTCGGTAG
- a CDS encoding L-lactate dehydrogenase — MACAVAILHRGCQEELVLVDVAHDRLEGEVMDLCHGLPFLPRTDLRAGSVEEEGRDADLVVITAGVAQQPGQSRRELIERNAALFRKLVPPIALHCPRAVLLVVSNPVDVLTHIAGQLSGFPAHRVIGSGTVLDSARFRMAISRRLGIDPHDVQAWVIGEHGDSEVPVWSRVVVAGSGLVDGGWEGSRTLADPELQELFHDEVRQAADAIIRLKGSTSWAIGLATAEIVEAVLRSKDQMLTVSSRSHGHYGLPDVCLSLPTIVNDSGAAALVQMALTEKEMGQLRHSAEVLRGMLDEAGF, encoded by the coding sequence ATGGCCTGCGCCGTGGCGATCCTGCATCGGGGCTGCCAGGAGGAGCTGGTGCTGGTGGATGTGGCCCACGACCGGCTGGAGGGGGAAGTGATGGACCTCTGCCATGGCCTGCCGTTCCTGCCCCGCACCGACCTGCGGGCCGGGAGCGTGGAGGAGGAGGGACGGGATGCCGATCTGGTCGTGATCACCGCCGGTGTGGCCCAGCAGCCGGGCCAGTCGCGGCGGGAGCTGATCGAACGCAATGCGGCCCTGTTCCGCAAGCTCGTGCCGCCGATCGCCCTCCATTGCCCCCGGGCGGTGCTGCTGGTGGTGAGCAATCCGGTGGATGTGCTCACCCACATCGCCGGCCAGCTGAGCGGCTTCCCCGCCCACCGGGTGATCGGCTCGGGCACCGTGCTCGATTCCGCCCGCTTCCGCATGGCCATCAGTCGCCGGCTGGGGATCGATCCCCACGACGTCCAGGCCTGGGTGATCGGCGAACACGGCGATTCGGAGGTGCCGGTGTGGAGCCGGGTGGTGGTGGCTGGCTCGGGGCTGGTGGATGGGGGCTGGGAAGGCAGCCGCACCCTGGCGGATCCTGAGCTTCAGGAGCTGTTCCATGACGAGGTGCGCCAGGCCGCCGACGCGATCATCCGGCTCAAGGGCAGCACCTCCTGGGCGATCGGGCTGGCCACTGCCGAGATCGTCGAGGCGGTGCTGCGCAGCAAGGACCAGATGCTCACCGTGAGCAGCCGCAGCCACGGCCATTACGGCCTGCCCGATGTCTGCCTCAGCCTGCCCACGATCGTCAACGACAGCGGCGCCGCCGCCCTGGTGCAGATGGCCCTGACCGAGAAGGAGATGGGGCAGCTGCGCCACAGCGCCGAGGTGCTGCGGGGCATGCTCGATGAGGCGGGATTCTGA